A single window of Heptranchias perlo isolate sHepPer1 unplaced genomic scaffold, sHepPer1.hap1 HAP1_SCAFFOLD_913, whole genome shotgun sequence DNA harbors:
- the rpusd4 gene encoding pseudouridylate synthase RPUSD4, mitochondrial — translation ISLLSSLCPQPEEAGTPLSGRVRELKRLTQPLQRVHPNVLAKVLRNSLLLNNEELVVIDKPYGVPMEAGSGMGTSIRDVLPILAKMLDGMRAEPLHICHRLDKDTTGTLILTRDQKSAQALHHQFKTHQVTKKYWVITVGVPVPSEGVIDIPMIEREVSSPRKHFKMALSPLFRVGDVEGTMVKVRQDRAAHSAVTQYRVLESSSSSALVELQPITGVKHQVRVHLALGLGCPILGDHKYSNWSSLQPQRLPEGVLRRLGLTQPKSRHLPLHLHARQLTLPGPGEGAELHLVCRPPRFFLRSLKSLKIEVPEEP, via the exons ATCTCACTCTTGTCTTCCCTTTGCCCGCAGCCCGAGGAGGCGGGGACGCCCTTGTCTGGCCGTGTCCGGGAGCTGAAACGCCTCACCCAGCCCCTGCAAAGAGTCCACCCAAACGTACTGGCAAAGGTCCTGAggaacagcctccttctgaacAACGAGGAACTGGTGGTGATCGACAAACCCTACGGGGTCCCGATGGAAG CCGGATCGGGGATGGGCACCAGCATCCGAGACGTCCTGCCCATCTTGGCCAAGATGCTGGACGGGATGAGGGCAGAGCCCCTGCACATCTGTCACCGCCTTGACAAGGACACCACGGGAACACTGATCCTGACCAGGGACCAGAAATCAGCACAGGCTCTACACCACCAGTTCAAGACACACCAGGTCACCAAGAAATACTG ggTTATTACCGTCGGTGTACCAGTGCCCTCTGAAGGTGTGATCGACATTCCCATGATCGAGAGGGAGGTTAGCAGCCCAAGGAAACATTTTAAG atGGCCTTATCTCCTCTGTTCCGTGTTGGAGATGTGGAGGGGACGATGGTGAAAGTCCGTCAGGACAGGGCTGCTCACAGTGCGGTGACACAGTACAGAGTTCTGGAAAGTTCCAGCTCCTCTGCTTTGGTGGAGCTTCAACCCATCACAG gggtgaagCACCAGGTGCGGGTGCACCTCGCGTTGGGACTTGGCTGCCCGATTCTCGGAGACCACAAGTACTCGAACTGGAGCAGCCTGCAGCCACAG CGATTGCCAGAGGGGGTCCTCAGACGGCTGGGATTGACTCAGCCCAAATCCCGCCACCTCCCCCTTCACCTCCACGCCCGCCAGCTGACCCTCCCGGGGCCCGGGGAGGGGGCCGAGCTCCACCTGGTCTGCAGACCCCCCCGATTCTTCCTCCGTTCCCTCAAGAGCTTGAAGATCGAGGTACCGGAGGAGCCCTGA